The Bacillus carboniphilus genome segment ATCGCTTGTATTGATGAAGGATTCAGCATTTATTGTTAGTGCCAATAACGAGACCATCATTACAGCGATGTCACGAAAAGAAGCCAATGAGCAAATTTTTACAAACATAACAGGAACAATCGTTTTAGAATAGCCTGGACCATTTTTGGAGGGCTTTGACTGCCGACCGACAGACGCAGTCACCAAATTGAGAGGAGAATGAAGTATGCTACGTTCAATGTACTCTGGTATTAGTGGTTTACGTAACTTTCAAACGAAATTAGACGTAATTGGAAATAATATCGCCAATGTAAACACATACGGGTTTAAAAAAGGAAGAGTAACCTTTAAAGATGCGATGAACCAAACGATGGCAGGTGCGACTGCTGCACAAGGAAATATGGGGGGTAAAAACCCAATGCAAGTTGGTTTAGGAGCGTCTATTGGATCAATCGATACGATTACAACACAGGGAAGTCTTCAAACGACGGGTCGTTCACTAGATTTAGCGATCAATGGGGATGGATATTTTGTAGTATCACAAGGTGAATCAAATTTCTATACGCGTGCAGGTAACTTCTATTTGGATGATGAAGGGACTTTAGTTACGCAGGATGGGTATAAGGTGCAGTCTTATAACAATGGAATCCTAGAGGATATCGTAGTAAACGTAAATGCTGCTGTTCCTGCTAGAGAGACCACTGAGATTACTCTTGCGGGAAACCTTCCTGATGATGCTGTTGGTAACAAAAGCATTACACAACAAATTAAAGTGGTTGATGAAAATGGTGAAGCCCACACTCTTGATGTTGAAATCTATAAAAGTATTACTGACGCAGATGAATGGGAGGTAGAATTCATAAATAATAATGATGGTGGAAATGGCGTTATAGTGGAAATTGATTTTACAGATAACAGTCTTACTTTATCTACAGGTGATATGAGTGGCATTGGAATTGATGTTTCGGGTCCAATAACATTAGATTTGGAAGGTTTGACAAATGAATCGGGCTCCATCACTGCCATGGCAACAGCCGACGGTAATTCAGCAGGAGCACTAGAAAGCTTCAACATCGGCGGTCTAGGTGAAATCAATGGAGTATACTCAAATGGACTTGTTCTCCAACTTGGGCAACTAGCTCTCTCAAAATTCAGCAACCCATCTGGTCTTGAAAAAGCCGGAAACAACCTACTACGCGAAACTGTAAACTCTGGCCGTCCAAGTAACGGAGTACCAGGTGAAGGTTTTGGAACGATTGCATCAAGTTCACTAGAAATGTCTAATGTAGACCTTTCTGAAGAATTCACAGAAATGATTGTGGCACAACGTGGGTTCCAAGCAAACACGAGAATTATTACAACTTCAGATGAAATCCTCCAAGAACTCGTAAATCTAAAACGTTAGTAAAGGAGGGAGGAGGTCGATCGGCTAGCATCGACCTCCCCAAATCATGATTACACTAACTAAATTAAATGGAAAAGCTTTTACTCTTAATGCTGTTTATATTGAAACGATTGAGGCATTTCCAGACTGTACGATTACTTTATCAAATGGAAAGAAGTATGTAGTGAAAGAAACGGTTGAAGAAGTGACTTCACAGGTTGAGGCATTTTACAAAAGAGTGGGTTTATTTGCTGTAATGGGACAAGGAGGGGAACTTCATGAATAATAAACTGTTAACTACTATGTTTGCTATCTTGGCAGCTATAACTCTAGTGGGAGCCGGGGCTTTATTTGTCCTCTTGAATGTGAATAAGGAAGGACAGGCTACTACTATTGATGATGTGCTTGAAGCTTCAGTGGATGTCCCCGAGATGACAACAAATTTATTAAGTGGTGAATTTATCCGTATTTCATTTAAAGTACAAACAGATAGTAAAGAAGCTAAGGAAGAACTGGAGAAAAGGTCCTTCCAGGTAAACAACTTAATTATAAAAAAACTGTCAAATATGACAGCAGAAGACTTTCAGGGTAGTAAAGGGAAAGTTGATTTGGAAGAATCACTTAAAACAGAAATAAATGACCTTTTAACAGATGGTGAAATTGAGCAGGTATATATAACCTCCTATATTCTCCAGCAGTAGAGGCAAAGGTTGTATGGGGGTGATGTAATGTCAAGTGAGATCCTATCCCAAAATGAAATAGACGCCCTCCTCTCAGCATTATCTACAGGCGAAATGAATGCAGATGAGCTGAAAAAGGAGCAAGCTGAGAAAAAGGTGAAGGTGTATGATTTTAAGCGAGCCTTACGTTTTTCGAAGGACCAAATTAGAAGTTTAACGAGAATTCATGAGAACTTTGCTCGACTCTTAACAACCTTCTTTTCAGCACAACTAAGAACATACGTACAAATTTCAGTAGCTTCTGCGGATCAAATTCCTTATGAAGAGTTTATTCGATCCATTCCGAAAATGACCATCTTGAATGTGTTTGAAGTTCCCCCATTAGACGGGCGTGTCATAATGGAGGTCAACCCAAATATTGCTTACGCTATGGTTGATCGTGTTCTGGGTGGGAAGGGAACGAGTTTAAATAAAGTAGAAAATCTAACAGAAATTGAATCAAAGATTATGAACACCATGTTTGAGCGGGCTATCGAGAATTTACGTGAAGCCTGGTCAACAATTGCAGAGATCGACCCCATATTAACTGAATTCGAGGTAAACCCTCAATTTTTACAGATGGTCTCACCGAATGAAACAGTAGTTGTCATTTCTTTAAATACGGTAATTGGTGAATCAAGTGGGATGATCAATATCTGCATTCCACACGTAGTATTAGAACCGATTATTCCAAAATTATCGGTTCATTATTGGATGCAAACAGCGAAGAAGGAAATCCAGCCAGAAGACATGGAAACCCTTCAACGTAATATCAAAAAGACAGAAGTGCCCGTTTCAGCTATGCTTGGTACCACGGAAATATCTATTGAGGAATTTCTCAATCTTGAAGTTGGAGATGTCATTGGATTGAATCAGAAGATTGACCAACCATTGACGGTCCAAGTAGAAGAGATTCCGAAATTTATTGGACAACCTGGAAAGCTTCGAGGAAAAGTGGCCATTCAAATTTTAGACACCTATAAAGGGGGAGGGGAAGAAGATGAGTAATGATATGCTCTCTCAAGATGAAATCGATGCTCTATTAAGGGGTGCTAGTGTAGATGACCCTGATGAGGAAACAACAGCCGAAGACAAAAGTGCTAGTGAGTATTTTAACCCTATGGAATTAGACGCCTTGGGAGAAATCGGGAATATATCGTTCGGTAGTTCTGCAACGGCTTTGTCCACTCTCCTGAATCAAAAGGTAGAAATTACAACACCATCTATAGGTATTATCGAAAAAAGAAGATTACCAGAGGAGTTTCCACACCCATATGTTGCTATAAAAGTTCAATATACTGATGGGTTTTCGGGGTCTAATTTACTGGTGATTAAACAAAGCGATGCAGCCATTATTGCTGACCTTATGCTTGGTGGAACAGGAAATCCTGAAAGTAAGGATATGGGTGAGATTCAAGTTAGTGCTGTGCAGGAAGCCATGAATCAAATGATGGGTTCAGCTGCCACTTCTATGTCAACCGTGTTTAGTAAAAGAATTGATATTTCACCGCCGGTTGTTGATTTATTAGACGTACCACAAGGTGAGGGGACAGAACGTCTTCCTGATGAGGATCATCTTTTAAAAATTTCGTTTCGATTAACAGTAGGAACATTGATTGATTCAAATATTATGCAGCTTTTACCACTACATTTTGCTAAATCAATGGTAGAGGACCTGCTAAATCCTTCTACAGGGGTAGAGGAAGTTGCGGCCACACAAACTGTAGCAGAGCAAGTAGAAGTAGCGAATAAACAACCGGTTGAACCTTCTGAACCAAGTTTATATTCTCAACCAGCAGAATCTCCTAGGGCAGAGACGGCGAGGTCCCAACAAACGGAAAGGCCAAAACCGGCAAAGCCAGAGATGAATGTTCAACCAGCTATGTTCTCCAGTTTTGAAGAATATAAGCCAACTGAGCCTGAGTCAAAGAACTTAGACATGCTTCTTGATATCCCGTTACAAATAACGGTGGAGTTAGGAAGGACTAAGAAGTCTGTAAAAGACATTCTTGAGCTAGCATCCGGGTCTATTATTGAATTGGATAAGCTAGCTGGTGAGCCAGTTGATATTTTAATCAATAGTAGGCTTATAGCTAAGGGTGAGGTAGTGGTAATTGATGAGAATTTTGGAGTCCGTGTGACTGATATCCTTAGTCCAAGAGATAGAATAAATAAATTAAGATAATAGCTTAGGAGGATAATAGAAATGGCACAAACAATTTTAGTCGTTGATGACGCAGCATTTATGAGAATGATGATTAAAGACATTTTAACAAAAAATGGTTTTGAGGTTGTGGCTGAGGCACAAGATGGAGCCCAAGCTGTTGAAAAATATAAGGAACACCAACCAGACCTTGTAACAATGGATATTACAATGCCTGAAATGGATGGAATAACAGCGTTAAAAGAAATCAAACAATTAAATCCAGACGCAAAGGTTATTATGTGTTCAGCAATGGGGCAACAAGCCATGGTTATCGATGCCATTCAAGCTGGTGCAAAAGATTTTATTGTAAAGCCGTTTCAAGCGGACCGTGTAATTGAAGCCATTAAGAAGACTCTTGGTTAATTTATGTACTGAAAGGAAGGGGCACTCATGAAGGGAACAAAAGGATTTATTCTGTTTTTGATTTTCATACTAGTTCAAAGCGTCCTTCCTTTCCTATCTACTTCTTCAGTTTACGCAGAATCTGTTTATGCTAATTTCTGTTTAGAAAACCCACATGCTGATGAATGTGAGTCGGGATCTCAATCCACTGATACGGAAGAAGGTGTTCCTTCGAATGTAGGGATAACCATTTTTGATGTTATTAAAATGATATTTTCTACCGTATTAGTTATTGGATTATTACTCTTTGTATTGAAATGGGTACAAAAGAAAGGAAGAACGTTTTCCAACCAAGGGATGATTGAAAGCTTAGGTGGAACATCGCTAGGCAATCAAAAAAGTATTCAGTTAGTAAAAGTGGGAAAACGCATCTTCGTTGTAGGTGTAGGAGAAACGATTTCCTTGATAAAAGAAATAGAGGACGAAGATGAAGTACAGGGATTGATGAGCCAACAACCATCCGGGGGAACAGAACTTCCTATCAAATCCATTAGTAATTGGGTCGGGGGTAAAAAGAATCCGAATCAAGGCTCTGATTTTTTCCAAACATTAAAAGGTGAATTAGCGAAAGTAAAAACAGATAGACAAAAAGCCATTAGTGATTGGAAAGAAAAGAAAGGATCAAATCAGCATGAATGAGTTTGTAGAATTTTTTAATACAAGTGATCCTAGCAACGTCTCTACTTCTATTAAATTATTACTCTTATTAACCGTTCTATCATTAGCTCCGAGCATTCTGATCCTTATGACAAGCTTTACCCGTATTGTCATTGTTCTGGCTTTTGTACGAACAGGACTTGCCACTCAACAAATGCCACCTACGCAGGTGTTGATTGGATTAGCATTATTTTTAACATTTTTTGTAATGGCTCCTACATTTCAGGAAGTCAATGATGAGGCACTGACACCTCTGTTCAATGAAGAGATTGGTTTAGAAGAAGCCTATGAAAAAGCGACTATACCGATTAAAGAATTTATGAGTGCACACACAAGACAGAAGGATTTAGCTTTGTTTATGGATTACGGCAAGTATCCTGCACCAGAAACGATCGAAGATATCCCTTTGACAGCATTGGTACCAGCTTTTGCAATTAGTGAGTTAAAAACAGCGTTTCAAATTGGATTTATGATTTTTATTCCTTTTTTAGTAATCGATATGATTGTAGCTAGTGTACTGATGTCTATGGGGATGATGATGTTACCGCCTGTAATGATTTCATTGCCGTTTAAAATTTTATTATTTGTACTCGTGGATGGATGGTACTTAGTTGTTCAGTCCCTCCTTCAGAGCTTTTAAAGAGGGTGAAGTAAATGACACCAGAACAAGTCATCTATATTGCAGAACGGGGCGTTTGGACAGTGCTCTTAGTTTCTGGACCTCTACTTGTATTAGCACTAGTGGTCGGCTTAATTGTCAGTATATTTCAAGCAACTACACAAATCCAAGAACAAACATTAGCTTTTATCCCAAAAATTGTGGCTGTTTTACTCGGAATCGTCTTTTTTGGTCCATGGATGTTAGGGCAGATGCTTTCATACGCATCAGAGATTTGGTCCAACCTTCTAACGTTTGTAGGATAGTAGAATGTTAGAACTTTTACCGGGGATTCCAGCATTCTTACTTATTTTTATCAGAGTAACAAGCTTTTTCTTAGTTGTTCCTCTTTATTCTTATCGGACGATTCCAACCATTCATAAAGTCGGTTTTTCAGGATTTTTAACGCTCATTATGTATTTTAGTGTGGACAAGCAGTTACCGGTTATTGAGGAGCATTTCTTTTTACTGCTTATAAAGGAATTGATGTTTGGTCTTTTGTTGGGGTTGGTTGCTTATATCATTCTTGCAGCGATCCAAATTGCAGGGGGCTTCATAGATTTTCAGATGGGTTTTGCGATTGCTAACGTTATGGACCCTCAAACCGGAGCACAAAGCCCACTAATGGGCCAGTATTTTTACACGATTACTTTATTGTTTTTGTTAGCGGTCGATGGACATCACCTACTCCTCGACGCAATCTTTTACAGCTATGAGTTTGTACCGTTAGCACAAGAAACACTCCCATTAGGGAAGAGTGAATTGGCGTTATTTATCACAAAATCATTTGCCCTTATGTTTCTAATTGCTTTTCAAATGTCATTGCCTGTAGTGGCCTGTTTATTCCTGGTGGATGTCGCTCTTGGTATAACGGCACGGACGGTTCCCCAGCTAAACGTATTTGTTGTGGGACTACCTCTAAAGATAGGTGTCAGCTTTATTTTTATTATCCTGACTTTTGGAGGGTTAATGCTTGTGGTCAGCTCTTTGTTTGAGCAAATGTTCCGCACGATGAGGGGACTTATGGAGCTACTTATGATTTAGAAGGTGGAAATCTATGGCGTACTTGAAATTAGACCTGCAATATTTTGCTGGAGAAAAGACAGAAAAAGCCACACCGAAGAAAAGACAAGATTCCCGAAAAAAGGGACAAGTCGCGAAAAGTCAAGATGTAGGTTCATCCTTCATTATGTTAGCCGTCTTTTTCGCCATGCTTATGCTAGGTTCCTATTTTTTAGATCTTGCTATGGATTTATATAAGCAGTCATTTACAGATTTTATTCTAATTGAATTAACGCCATCTAATTTGGAACGAGTGGTTCTAGATGCTTTGTTTTTAATGGCTCAATTCTTGGCACCCATTATGATTGCGGCCATTGTTGCAGCAGTTGTAGCCAATTATATGCAAGTAGGTTTCTTATTCTCTACCGAAACCATTAAGTTTAAATTAGAAAAATTAGACCCCATTAAAGGGGCAAAACGAATATTTTCCGTAAGAGCCATTGTTGAATTACTGAAGTCAGTTTTGAAAATTTCTTTTATTGGTGTTGTTACATTCGCTGTATTGTGGCTTCATATTGACGATATTATGATGCTGGCACAATATTCTGTGGGCGATTCATTAGTTGTTGTTGGGAATTTAACGGTTCAGATGGGATTGTTTGCATCTGTTACACTAGTGGCCTTATCCGTCTTAGATTATCTTTATCAAAAGTATGATTTTGAAAAAAATATCCGAATGTCTAAACAAGATATAAAGGATGAATACAAAAATACAGAGGGGGACCCCCTCATTAAGTCAAAGATTAAGCAAAGGCAAAGAGAAATGGCTATGCGGAGAATGATGCAAGAAGTACCATCCGCAGATGTGGTTATAACAAACCCAACCCATTATGCCATTGCATTGAAGTACGATGAAAAAAAGCTAGATGCTCCATTTGTGGTCGCAAAAGGAGTGGACTTCATCGCTCAAAAGATTAAATATATCGCCAAAGAAAATGATGTAATGATGGTTGAAAATAGACCATTAGCAAGAGCCATGTATGATCAAGTTGAGATTGGTCAAGCAATCCCTGAGGAATTCTTCCAGGCTGTGGCCGAAATATTGGCGATTGTGTATCAAACAAAAAATAGTACACCAGCATCGAGTAAAATTTGATGAACCTTCTGTAGAGATACGTTTTATGTGAGGAGATTTTGTAATGCGAGCTAAAGATTTAATAGTCCTTATAAGTGTCATTCTCATAGTTGCTATGCTAATCATCCCATTACCAGGATGGTTATTAAGCTTTTTAATCATAACGAATATTACGCTTGCATTGCTTGTTCTTTTAACAGCTATGAACAATAAAGAACCATTAGAGTTTTCTATCTTCCCATCACTGTTATTACTTCTTACTTTATATAGACTAGGCTTAAACGTATCGACTACTCGTAGTATTTTGGCCAATGGAGATGCTGGTCAAGTCGTCGACACTTTCGGATCCTTCGTTGTTGGCGGCAACGTGTTGGTAGGGTTAGTTGTATTCTTAATCCTTATTGTGATTCAGTTTGTAGTCATCACCAAAGGTTCTGAACGTGTGTCCGAGGTTGCGGCAAGATTTACCTTGGATGCCATGCCCGGAAAGCAAATGAGTATTGATGCCGATTTAAATGCAGGGATCATTTCCGAAAAAGATGCGAGAGAGCGAAGAGAAAAAATATCAAATGAAGCAGACTTTTATGGAGCCATGGATGGTGCGAGTAAGTTCGTAAAAGGGGACGCCATTGCTGGGATTGTCATCGTCTTAATCAACTTGATTTTTGGAATGATTATTGGAGTTGCCCAAATGGGGCTTCCGTTTGCAGAGGCCGCATCCAAGTTTTCCCTCCTTACTGTAGGGGATGGGATTGTCAGTCAAATACCGGCACTCTTAATTTCAACTGCAACAGGTATTGTGGTAACGAGAGCTACGTCTGACGGAAATTTAGGAAGTGACATTACAGCCCAGTTAATTAGACATCCGGCGATGCTCTATGTGGCAGGTGCTACGATCATCCTTCTTGGGCTATTCACTCCTATTTCAGATGTGTTCACGATTCCAATCGGTGCCCTATTGCTAATCGGTGGTTATTTTACTGGAAGAGCACCAAAGATTGATAAAGAAGACTTAATTGAACTGGAAGAGGAAGCAGAGACAGATGAGATGAAGCGACCTGAGAACGTCGTGAGTCTTCTAAGTGTTGACCCGATCGAATTTGAATTTGGATATGGGTTAATACCGCTGGCGGATGCACAGCAAGGCGGAGATTTACTCGATCGGATTGTCATGATTCGAAGGCAGTTAGCGATTGAATTAGGTTTAGTCATTCCGGTAGTTAGAATACGAGACAATATTCAACTACAACCAAATGAATACATTCTAAAAATTAAAGGAAATGAAATGGCAAGGGGCGAGGTTTTGGTTGACCATTACTTAGCCATGAGCCCTTCAGATGAAGAAGATTTCATCGATGGAATTGATACCGTGGAGCCATCGTTTGGTCTACCGGCAAAATGGATTAGTGAAGAGGTAAAGGATCAAGCAGAGCTTATGGGCTACACCGTGGTAGATCCACCTTCAGTGGTTTCCACTCATATTACGGAAACCTTAAAGGCACATGCCAACGAGCTATTAGGTAGACAAGAAACGAAGCAGCTCGTGGATCATCTACAAGAAAGCTATCCAATCCTAGTGGAAGAAGTAACACCAAACCCATTGGCCATCGGTGAAATACAGAAGGTCTTAGCTAAGCTTCTAAAAGAAGGGATTTCCATTCGAAATCTTCCTATAATATTTGAAACCTTAGCAGACTATGGAAAGCTTTCATCCGATACAGACCTTCTTACCGAATACGTAAGGCAGGCACTTGCTCGTCAAATTACGGGCCAGTTTGTTTCTGGAGAAGTGTTAAAAGTCATTACATTATCTGGTCAAGTTGAAAAAATATTTGCGGATTCAATCCAACAGACTGAGCATGGTAATTATTTAACGATGGACCCGTCTACATCTCAACAAATATTAGAAAAAATGGCAAAAGAAATTGAGAAGTTATCGTTAACGGAACAAACACCAATGGTCCTTTGTTCACCAGCAGTTCGGATGTACGTCCGTCAATTGACAGAACGGTATTTCCCGGCAGTTCCCATTCTGTCTTACAATGAGCTAGAAACGAATATCGAGATTCAGAGTGTAGGGGTGGTGAAGTTAGATGAAATTTAAAAAGTATGTGGCTCCTAATATGCCTGAAGCTATGAAAAAAGTAAGGGCAGAGCTTGGACAAAATGCTGTTATCATTAACTCCAAAACGATTTACAATGGCGGCATCTTTGGGCTATTTAAAAGAAAAAACATTGAAGTCATAGCGGCGGTTGATCCGGAGGCAGCTTCAGGATCAAAAACAACCGGTGCTCAAAAGAGAAAATTGAGCGTTACACCGGAAAGCACCATCATTAAGGAAGAGAAGCCTAGCTACGAGAAGAATGGGCAAGATATGACATTGCTTTTAAAAGAAATTCAAAAGTTACAAGCCGACTTACAGCGCAATACGGCAAAGACAGATACAACAATGGTTCCTAATGACTTAAAGCCAATTATGAATCGTCTGGAATCGCAAGGAGTGGCTTCACACCTCTTATTCAAATGGGGAGAAGCCCTTACAACAGCTTATTTCGATGCAAACAAACCAGAAGAAAAAGAAAAAATTATAGAGCTATTTGATCAAGTGGTTTTGTCTGAAAAACAAGATCGACTAGAAAGCACAGACCTTTTAGAAAAAAAATTTGTTGCACTAGTAGGACCAACTGGTGTTGGCAAAACTACAACTCTTGCAAAGTTAGCAGCCCAAACGATTCTTAAAAAGAAGAAAAAGGTGGCATTCATTACAACGGATACGTACCGGATTGCAGCGATTGAGCAGTTGAAAACGTATGCCAGTATCGTTGGAGCCCCAGTGGAAGTATGCTATAACATTGAAGACTTTAAGAGAGCGAAAGAAAGATTTCATCAATATGATACAATTTTTATAGATACGGCAGGAAGGAATTTCCGTAATCCTCAGTATGTGGAAGATTTAAAAGATGTTATAGATTTTAAGGAAGATGTGCAAACCTTTTTAACCTTGTCTTTAACAGCGAAAGAATCTGATATGAGGCAAATCATTGATCAGTTTTCTCTGCTTCATATTGACCGGTTTATTTTTACTAAAATGGATGAGACAAGCTCGTATGGAACCATTCTAAATTTAGTGTGGGACACTGATATTGGTGTAGGCTACCTTACAAATGGTCAAAATGTTCCGGATGACCTAACAGAGGCAAGTAAAAATAGCATTCTATCATACTTAGTTGGAGATGGGGATCAAAATGGACCAAGCAGCAATTCTTAGAGAACGCTTTAAATCTCAACAGCCTAGTGATACCAACAGTCAAAAGAATATGGAAGCTAAGACAATTGCTGTAGTAAGTGGAAAAGGTGGAGTTGGAAAGTCCAATTTTTCTCTTAATTTTTCTATTACTCTATCCCAAAAAGGGAATCGGGTACTGCTGGTTGATATGGACTTAGGAATGGGGAATATTGATATTTTAATGGGAGATTCTCCAAGCCTATCTTTATATGATTTTCTTAATGACGAAGCAGAATTAAAGGACTTAATTTTTAAAGGGCCAGAAAATTTGTCGTATATGGCAGCGGGTACAGCCTTTCAGTCCTTTAAAAGACTGGATGG includes the following:
- the flhA gene encoding flagellar biosynthesis protein FlhA, which encodes MRAKDLIVLISVILIVAMLIIPLPGWLLSFLIITNITLALLVLLTAMNNKEPLEFSIFPSLLLLLTLYRLGLNVSTTRSILANGDAGQVVDTFGSFVVGGNVLVGLVVFLILIVIQFVVITKGSERVSEVAARFTLDAMPGKQMSIDADLNAGIISEKDARERREKISNEADFYGAMDGASKFVKGDAIAGIVIVLINLIFGMIIGVAQMGLPFAEAASKFSLLTVGDGIVSQIPALLISTATGIVVTRATSDGNLGSDITAQLIRHPAMLYVAGATIILLGLFTPISDVFTIPIGALLLIGGYFTGRAPKIDKEDLIELEEEAETDEMKRPENVVSLLSVDPIEFEFGYGLIPLADAQQGGDLLDRIVMIRRQLAIELGLVIPVVRIRDNIQLQPNEYILKIKGNEMARGEVLVDHYLAMSPSDEEDFIDGIDTVEPSFGLPAKWISEEVKDQAELMGYTVVDPPSVVSTHITETLKAHANELLGRQETKQLVDHLQESYPILVEEVTPNPLAIGEIQKVLAKLLKEGISIRNLPIIFETLADYGKLSSDTDLLTEYVRQALARQITGQFVSGEVLKVITLSGQVEKIFADSIQQTEHGNYLTMDPSTSQQILEKMAKEIEKLSLTEQTPMVLCSPAVRMYVRQLTERYFPAVPILSYNELETNIEIQSVGVVKLDEI
- the fliP gene encoding flagellar type III secretion system pore protein FliP (The bacterial flagellar biogenesis protein FliP forms a type III secretion system (T3SS)-type pore required for flagellar assembly.) gives rise to the protein MNEFVEFFNTSDPSNVSTSIKLLLLLTVLSLAPSILILMTSFTRIVIVLAFVRTGLATQQMPPTQVLIGLALFLTFFVMAPTFQEVNDEALTPLFNEEIGLEEAYEKATIPIKEFMSAHTRQKDLALFMDYGKYPAPETIEDIPLTALVPAFAISELKTAFQIGFMIFIPFLVIDMIVASVLMSMGMMMLPPVMISLPFKILLFVLVDGWYLVVQSLLQSF
- the fliQ gene encoding flagellar biosynthesis protein FliQ encodes the protein MTPEQVIYIAERGVWTVLLVSGPLLVLALVVGLIVSIFQATTQIQEQTLAFIPKIVAVLLGIVFFGPWMLGQMLSYASEIWSNLLTFVG
- a CDS encoding flagellar biosynthetic protein FliO: MKGTKGFILFLIFILVQSVLPFLSTSSVYAESVYANFCLENPHADECESGSQSTDTEEGVPSNVGITIFDVIKMIFSTVLVIGLLLFVLKWVQKKGRTFSNQGMIESLGGTSLGNQKSIQLVKVGKRIFVVGVGETISLIKEIEDEDEVQGLMSQQPSGGTELPIKSISNWVGGKKNPNQGSDFFQTLKGELAKVKTDRQKAISDWKEKKGSNQHE
- the fliY gene encoding flagellar motor switch phosphatase FliY, translated to MSNDMLSQDEIDALLRGASVDDPDEETTAEDKSASEYFNPMELDALGEIGNISFGSSATALSTLLNQKVEITTPSIGIIEKRRLPEEFPHPYVAIKVQYTDGFSGSNLLVIKQSDAAIIADLMLGGTGNPESKDMGEIQVSAVQEAMNQMMGSAATSMSTVFSKRIDISPPVVDLLDVPQGEGTERLPDEDHLLKISFRLTVGTLIDSNIMQLLPLHFAKSMVEDLLNPSTGVEEVAATQTVAEQVEVANKQPVEPSEPSLYSQPAESPRAETARSQQTERPKPAKPEMNVQPAMFSSFEEYKPTEPESKNLDMLLDIPLQITVELGRTKKSVKDILELASGSIIELDKLAGEPVDILINSRLIAKGEVVVIDENFGVRVTDILSPRDRINKLR
- the flgF gene encoding flagellar basal-body rod protein FlgF, with the protein product MLRSMYSGISGLRNFQTKLDVIGNNIANVNTYGFKKGRVTFKDAMNQTMAGATAAQGNMGGKNPMQVGLGASIGSIDTITTQGSLQTTGRSLDLAINGDGYFVVSQGESNFYTRAGNFYLDDEGTLVTQDGYKVQSYNNGILEDIVVNVNAAVPARETTEITLAGNLPDDAVGNKSITQQIKVVDENGEAHTLDVEIYKSITDADEWEVEFINNNDGGNGVIVEIDFTDNSLTLSTGDMSGIGIDVSGPITLDLEGLTNESGSITAMATADGNSAGALESFNIGGLGEINGVYSNGLVLQLGQLALSKFSNPSGLEKAGNNLLRETVNSGRPSNGVPGEGFGTIASSSLEMSNVDLSEEFTEMIVAQRGFQANTRIITTSDEILQELVNLKR
- the fliM gene encoding flagellar motor switch protein FliM, whose protein sequence is MSSEILSQNEIDALLSALSTGEMNADELKKEQAEKKVKVYDFKRALRFSKDQIRSLTRIHENFARLLTTFFSAQLRTYVQISVASADQIPYEEFIRSIPKMTILNVFEVPPLDGRVIMEVNPNIAYAMVDRVLGGKGTSLNKVENLTEIESKIMNTMFERAIENLREAWSTIAEIDPILTEFEVNPQFLQMVSPNETVVVISLNTVIGESSGMINICIPHVVLEPIIPKLSVHYWMQTAKKEIQPEDMETLQRNIKKTEVPVSAMLGTTEISIEEFLNLEVGDVIGLNQKIDQPLTVQVEEIPKFIGQPGKLRGKVAIQILDTYKGGGEEDE
- a CDS encoding response regulator translates to MAQTILVVDDAAFMRMMIKDILTKNGFEVVAEAQDGAQAVEKYKEHQPDLVTMDITMPEMDGITALKEIKQLNPDAKVIMCSAMGQQAMVIDAIQAGAKDFIVKPFQADRVIEAIKKTLG
- the fliR gene encoding flagellar biosynthetic protein FliR gives rise to the protein MLELLPGIPAFLLIFIRVTSFFLVVPLYSYRTIPTIHKVGFSGFLTLIMYFSVDKQLPVIEEHFFLLLIKELMFGLLLGLVAYIILAAIQIAGGFIDFQMGFAIANVMDPQTGAQSPLMGQYFYTITLLFLLAVDGHHLLLDAIFYSYEFVPLAQETLPLGKSELALFITKSFALMFLIAFQMSLPVVACLFLVDVALGITARTVPQLNVFVVGLPLKIGVSFIFIILTFGGLMLVVSSLFEQMFRTMRGLMELLMI
- a CDS encoding flagellar FlbD family protein, translated to MITLTKLNGKAFTLNAVYIETIEAFPDCTITLSNGKKYVVKETVEEVTSQVEAFYKRVGLFAVMGQGGELHE
- the flhB gene encoding flagellar biosynthesis protein FlhB; the protein is MAYLKLDLQYFAGEKTEKATPKKRQDSRKKGQVAKSQDVGSSFIMLAVFFAMLMLGSYFLDLAMDLYKQSFTDFILIELTPSNLERVVLDALFLMAQFLAPIMIAAIVAAVVANYMQVGFLFSTETIKFKLEKLDPIKGAKRIFSVRAIVELLKSVLKISFIGVVTFAVLWLHIDDIMMLAQYSVGDSLVVVGNLTVQMGLFASVTLVALSVLDYLYQKYDFEKNIRMSKQDIKDEYKNTEGDPLIKSKIKQRQREMAMRRMMQEVPSADVVITNPTHYAIALKYDEKKLDAPFVVAKGVDFIAQKIKYIAKENDVMMVENRPLARAMYDQVEIGQAIPEEFFQAVAEILAIVYQTKNSTPASSKI
- the fliL gene encoding flagellar basal body-associated protein FliL; translation: MNNKLLTTMFAILAAITLVGAGALFVLLNVNKEGQATTIDDVLEASVDVPEMTTNLLSGEFIRISFKVQTDSKEAKEELEKRSFQVNNLIIKKLSNMTAEDFQGSKGKVDLEESLKTEINDLLTDGEIEQVYITSYILQQ